Sequence from the Leptospira bourretii genome:
ATCGGTAACGGGTGTACTTCCTACATTCTTAAAGAAAAAAGAAATCGAACATGGTGGGCTCGGCAAACTAATCCTTGTCGATACCATGCATGAAAGAAAACGAGTTATGTTTGACTTATCTGATGCATTCATTGTTTTACCGGGTGGATTCGGAACGATGGAAGAGTTTTTTGAAATTATCACCTGGTCTCAATTAGGTTTACATCGCAAACCAGTTGTTTTATTGAATTGGAATGGATTTTATAACCCACTGGTCCAAATGTTTCAAACCATGGTGGAATCTGGTTTTTTAAAAAAAGAAAATATGAATCTCGTGCTAATCCTAGATAAAACGAAAGACTTACTTTCTCACTTACAAAACTATTCCCCGTCTACGACAGAGAAATGGTTG
This genomic interval carries:
- a CDS encoding TIGR00730 family Rossman fold protein, yielding MNQIKNIAVYCGSAPGFDPKFMTAAYELGESLATQNIGLVYGGASVGLMGAVANGCLSKNGSVTGVLPTFLKKKEIEHGGLGKLILVDTMHERKRVMFDLSDAFIVLPGGFGTMEEFFEIITWSQLGLHRKPVVLLNWNGFYNPLVQMFQTMVESGFLKKENMNLVLILDKTKDLLSHLQNYSPSTTEKWLSEDAI